DNA from Solanum stenotomum isolate F172 chromosome 3, ASM1918654v1, whole genome shotgun sequence:
TCCGCCTGTGTGAGTTTGTTCACATTGTCGGTCCCAAGCCCGGATAAAAGAGGAGGGTTGTTGGGGATCAATCGGagacaacctctctaccccatagaggtaggggtaaggctgGGTACATCATACCTtctcagaccccacttgtgggattacactggatttgttgttgttgttgttgttatagtatttaagtggagaagggtggAGGGGTGGGCCTAATCATCCCTGAGTTTCGATGGCTGCATTTGCCCAAACAGTTGGATCCAGACCCATTTTtagattataaaaaaatgaaattttttctttagTAAATAATGTGATCGTTTTATGCTACTGGGTTAACTTAGAGTTGTAGAGATGATGGTGGGTTGCTTATTTGACTAAAGAATCGATAGATCAATGATGCCTCAATCCGAAGCTAGTTAGTGTCAGCTCTATGAATCCTCCATATTGACAATAAGTATAAAAGTTAAGCTGGAGAAACCATCGTAGGAAATAAAAGTCGCCTTTGCCCAAGTTTAGACTGGTGCACATTTTGATCCGTAACATGATTTCTAGCACTGCACTTTACTTCAGGACGTGTGATGGTACTTTCTAGAAATGTGGTGAGAGAGTAGATCTCAAACAGACTGCAGACACCCAATATCTTGTGCTTGTCTTCTATCTGTTCGAGCAGCCTCGGGAAAAAAACAGTTTCTTATCACCAGCGTTTATCAACAGATTGTCTTTTCATATTGcttttttaagttttaagtCAAGTCTGAGTAAGTGGATATAAGTGGACCGATATTAGGAGTAGAAATTGAATTCATGGAGTGTGTTGGCTGAAAGTCAAGAAGTACTTAAAAGCAACTAGTTCAGTTACTTCTCAGAATTTTTATGTTGAAAAGCATGACTAACTCATCTAAATGCGCTTATGTTGTTATAGAGAATGAACTTTTATTTTGGAATAATACATGAACAAACACTCAGATTTGGCCTTAGTTGGCAAGTAAGCACTCCAATTTTGAGAGTGCACAtgtagacacctcaacttggtCTCAACTGGCAATGTCAGAGCGATAGGCTTTTGTGAGGTAGAATTCAGGTTGTTAGCCCATCAACAGAGAGATTAGGTTGATTAGAGTTCATCGCAGTTTCAGTTTGGATACTCTTTTACCTAACTTTGACATCTTAGGATAGAGTCGAAGTCCATgagaaaatgtaaaataattttataaaatttttattttgtcagGCATCATACTGAAAGTGCCGAATGACACTGCATATCAATTGAATGCTTGATTTTTCCACTGAAAGCAATCTTGTCAAATAGGAATGAAATGTCGCATAATTTGTTGATAATACAAAtgcaaagaaaaaaatcattttcgaGTATGGAACTTGTTATCTGGCTGAGCAGAACTTCTTAAATTGTACTACAATAAAATGAATTGCTGGTTCCTAGCTGTCATACTCAAGTTATCGGAGCAAATTGAGTGTATGAGTTCATGTTGTTACTAGCACGGCCTGGTTAGGAAGGTTTTATGGTCATCTAGTTTCCAGTCTGACATCCATTTGCCAATGCGTAATATGTGAAACGTTTTTGCAGATCTTGCTTCCCTTGATTCGACAACCTATAATTTCTAAACCTTCTGCATTAGCCTTTCGGTTATGGACTTATATAATGTCTCTATTTCCTTtcattttgagtaataattgTTCCTTCGGTTAGTTGTCTTTCAGTAGAAGTTCTTTCTATGCTATACGTTTTATTGTTTTCTGTCATATCTACCCTTTCCTTTTCATTCTCTGTATAGTTCTCATGTTATTCTTATGATGAGCACTTTGTTTCTTAGACTATCTTCACAGTTCATTTTGTAATGACTTCGGGTTATTTTCCTGACAGAATGATCTTATCAACCTGTTAGTTACCCAGTGTTTGTTGTTTTCTGTTAAATATTGATACCACTATCTACCATATGTCAACCATCTCTGCTGTATGTATTGGCTTCACTTTGTTGTCTCGCTTACCCTTCCATACTGGTAGTCGTAGTATTTCTCCTGTAGTTTCTTGTCCGTCAATTTCTGTTGCTATCTATTGTCTCTTCTTGTGCTTCGATATTGCACTTTTTTGGTGTAGTTACTGTTCCTTTTTTCAGAATGCTTTGTCATGCTTTCTATAGTATTTTGCCATGATCCCTTCACTTCAGTTATTTATTTTTCGATCTgctttgaattttgatatgtttttcctTGAGCTGAGAGTCTATTGGAAACAGCCTCTCCAcctcccaaggtaggggtaaggtctgcgtacactctaccctcctcaaaccccacttgtgggattacacgatgtatgttgttgtttagTAAATTCGTCATTTTGTTCTTATCAGCAGTATTTAGTTTTGGATCTTTTACAGTAGTCCATTGAAGGTTATAATCCTAGGAAGATGAATGTTAGATCAATACTTAGGTCACTTAGTCACGTCCCTATTATACCCGTCATACACATCTGTTATCACAAAGTGTATAGTCTGTGTTTTTTCTTGTTAAGTCACAGATTGGTTGAGGAAATGAGTTGTGGTCTCCTTGGGGAATCCTCCTCTCATGAGGTTGTGTCGGACCCAAAGTTTCACATTTAACAATTCTTTACGTTATTGGCTTGTTTAAAGCATCGGACTATATGAATTACAGCTATCGTGTGGTAAGGAATTCCTTTTTGGAGGAAAAAGAGAATACTCCAATGCTTTATTTCTTTCCATGACTTCATGCTGCCTGCTATATCCCGTGAATTCCGATACTGACAGATCATGAACAATTTTCTTAAGTTCTAATatgatatattttcttttaatagcACTCCTGAGCGGTGGAGTTCTGAGCTTGTTTCTTGATTGCAGAAGCAGCTAAACAGATACGAAAACCAAAGCCTTGGAAGCATTCAGAACCTATTACGAGGGCTCAGCTTGTACAGATGCGTGATGAATTCTGGGACACAGCACCACACTATGGGGGTCGAAAAGGTAATCTCCATAAAATACGGGAAGTTTTACCATTATACTTGTTTCCTGTTTCTGGAATAATTGGTTCCAGAGCTAGAAGATAGTAAGATAGGAATTCTTACTATCTCGATATTCTTATCCGGAAAAGTACTATCTCATTGTTCGTTGTGCCTGTTTTGTCCTTGGTCCTTGCATTTGAGATATTGTGCAACGCATTGAGCTACTCTGTCTTTCATGTTACACATCAGTCACAGATAATCGATGGGACGTTATGTATGAATACTATTTCACCTCTGGCAATAGCTAGAAATTTTTTAGATTATAATGACGTTCATTGCAAAGCCAGAAAACATAATATGTGCAACATCTACACCTTCGTGACTCCAAATACCCTAACTCGTTACACTCCCCCACCCCCACACACACTGGCCACTGCTATATGAATATATACCTATGTGTACTTATAGGATAAGTCGATATATAAAACAGCATAGCAGATGAAAATATCCTAACCATTATATTTCCTTCTTCAGAGATCTGGGATGCACTCCGAGCTGCAGCAGAGTCGGATATAAGCCTTGCACAAGCAATCGTGGACAGTGCCGGGATAATTGTGCAAGCCCCTGATTTAACAATATGCTACGACGAAAGAGGTTTGTAGTAGTATTTTTTGCCAAATA
Protein-coding regions in this window:
- the LOC125860784 gene encoding uncharacterized protein LOC125860784, with protein sequence MGCSGSKENEAAKQIRKPKPWKHSEPITRAQLVQMRDEFWDTAPHYGGRKEIWDALRAAAESDISLAQAIVDSAGIIVQAPDLTICYDERGAKYELPKYVLSEPTNLIRDN